One genomic segment of uncultured Desulfobacter sp. includes these proteins:
- a CDS encoding SPFH domain-containing protein, translating to MAILSGLCCYTVKNYEVVIITQFGKPVRIVQDAGLHFKLPGIIEHINRFDRRVDVFETAPTQLLLGDKKPIIISCFVAWTVDTPLTFFQSVGDAQNAVQKISDMVNSRLSIVLGDYTDEYIINTKPDKVKLPEIGAAQGGGRGRGGRPTHGQSG from the coding sequence ATGGCCATTTTATCCGGTCTGTGCTGCTATACTGTCAAAAATTATGAGGTCGTGATCATCACCCAGTTCGGGAAACCCGTCAGAATCGTCCAAGATGCCGGTCTTCACTTCAAACTGCCCGGAATTATCGAACATATTAACCGGTTTGACCGACGGGTGGACGTGTTTGAAACAGCGCCAACCCAGTTGCTCCTGGGTGACAAAAAACCCATCATTATCAGCTGCTTTGTGGCCTGGACCGTTGATACGCCACTGACCTTTTTTCAGTCTGTCGGCGACGCGCAAAACGCTGTTCAGAAAATCAGCGACATGGTAAACTCCCGACTCAGCATCGTTCTGGGGGATTACACCGATGAATATATTATCAACACGAAGCCCGACAAGGTGAAGTTGCCTGAAATCGGAGCGGCGCAAGGAGGCGGAAGGGGCCGAGGTGGCCGGCCGACTCATGGCCAAAGCGGATAA